A window of Nicotiana tabacum cultivar K326 chromosome 24, ASM71507v2, whole genome shotgun sequence contains these coding sequences:
- the LOC107816410 gene encoding proteasome subunit alpha type-4, with translation MSRRYDSRTTIFSPEGRLYQVEYAMEAIGNAGSAIGILAKDGVVLVGEKKVTSKLLQTSTSTEKMYKIDDHVACAVAGIMSDANILINTARVQAQRYTYAYQEPMPVEQLVQSLCDTKQGYTQFGGLRPFGVSFLFAGWDKNYGFQLYMSDPSGNYGGWKAAAIGANNQPAQSMLKQDYKDDITREEAVQLVLKVLSKTMDSTSLTSEKLELAEVFQTNGKVKYHVHSPESLNRLLLRYGLTQPAPEN, from the coding sequence ATGTCAAGAAGATATGATAGTCGCACAACTATCTTCTCCCCAGAAGGTCGTTTATATCAGGTTGAATATGCAATGGAAGCTATTGGAAATGCAGGAAGTGCAATAGGTATCTTAGCTAAAGATGGTGTGGTGTTGGTAGGTGAAAAGAAGGTAACTTCAAAGCTTCTTCAGACTTCAACATCAACTGAGAAGATGTACAAGATTGACGACCATGTTGCCTGTGCTGTAGCTGGAATAATGTCAGATGCTAACATCCTCATTAACACTGCTAGGGTTCAAGCTCAGCGCTATACTTATGCTTATCAAGAACCAATGCCTGTTGAACAGCTAGTTCAGTCTCTGTGCGACACCAAGCAAGGCTATACACAGTTTGGTGGGCTTCGCCCATTTGGTGTTTCATTTCTTTTTGCAGGCTGGGATAAGAACTATGGCTTTCAACTGTACATGAGTGATCCAAGCGGCAATTATGGTGGTTGGAAAGCTGCAGCGATTGGGGCTAACAATCAACCAGCACAGTCAATGCTGAAGCAGGACTACAAGGATGACATCACAAGGGAGGAAGCTGTTCAACTTGTTCTGAAGGTGCTTAGTAAGACTATGGATAGCACTAGTCTTACTTCAGAGAAGCTTGAACTGGCAGAGGTATTCCAAACCAATGGTAAAGTCAAATACCACGTGCACTCACCGGAATCCTTGAACAGGTTGCTCCTACGGTATGGATTGACCCAACCTGCTCCGGAGAATTAG